The [Flavobacterium] thermophilum genome has a segment encoding these proteins:
- the uppP gene encoding Undecaprenyl-diphosphatase, whose product MHWIELLKAVILGMVEGLTEFAPVSSTGHMIIVDDLWLKSTEFLGKYAANTFKVVIQLGSILAAVVVFKDRFLDLLGFRGRHPGGHPRLTLLHVIVGLLPAGVLGVLFEDYIDEHLFSTKTVLIGLVLGALLMIAADKFAKRAARAQTVDEITYKQAFLVGLVQCLSLWPGFSRSGSTIAGGVLVGMSHRAAADFTFIMAVPIMAGASGLSLLKNWQYVTAADIPFFIAGFLSAFVFALLAIRFLLQLINRIRLVPFAVYRIVLAVVISLLYF is encoded by the coding sequence ATGCACTGGATCGAGCTGTTGAAGGCGGTTATTTTAGGGATGGTCGAGGGGCTGACCGAGTTTGCCCCTGTGTCTTCGACCGGGCATATGATCATTGTGGACGATCTTTGGTTGAAATCGACCGAGTTTTTAGGCAAGTACGCGGCGAATACGTTTAAAGTCGTTATCCAGCTCGGCTCGATTTTGGCCGCTGTTGTGGTGTTTAAAGACCGATTTCTCGATTTGCTTGGTTTCCGCGGCCGCCATCCGGGCGGACATCCGCGGCTGACGCTTCTTCACGTCATCGTCGGCCTGCTTCCAGCCGGGGTGCTCGGCGTCTTGTTTGAAGACTACATCGACGAACATTTGTTTTCTACGAAAACGGTGCTCATCGGCCTTGTGCTCGGCGCGCTGCTCATGATCGCCGCCGACAAATTCGCGAAAAGAGCTGCGCGGGCGCAGACGGTCGACGAAATTACGTACAAACAGGCGTTTCTCGTCGGATTGGTGCAATGCTTATCGTTATGGCCCGGTTTTTCCCGCTCCGGTTCGACGATTGCCGGCGGGGTGCTCGTCGGCATGAGCCATCGCGCCGCCGCCGATTTCACGTTCATTATGGCTGTTCCGATCATGGCCGGGGCGAGCGGGCTGTCGCTGTTGAAAAACTGGCAATACGTCACGGCTGCCGACATCCCGTTTTTCATCGCCGGTTTTTTGAGCGCCTTCGTCTTTGCCTTGCTGGCGATCCGTTTCCTCCTGCAGCTCATCAACCGCATCCGCCTCGTGCCGTTTGCGGTATATCGGATCGTGCTAGCCGTTGTTATTTCTTTGTTATACTTTTAG
- the bglK gene encoding Beta-glucoside kinase, with the protein MRCYIVFDIGGTYVKHAVMNERGDFLEKGRYRSERHDFQRFRDDLLRVVRHAQASYELSGIAISSAGSVDSDIGVIGGSSALPCIHGPNFKDVFGGATGLPVELENDANCAALGELWKGAGRGCRDIAFVIVGTGIGGAIVKDGRIHKGAHLHGGEFGYMLMDVRYANGTLECKTWSELAATSALVRMAAEEKGMQESELDGEKVFALAEGGDEAAQKAIDRFYFSLAQGIFNLQYAYDPEKIIVGGGISSRPDFISEINKRLSALLSVVSIAKVRPVVEACRFKNDANLLGALYHYLERRGELGAGPFPPAD; encoded by the coding sequence ATGCGTTGCTATATCGTTTTCGACATTGGCGGCACGTATGTGAAACATGCCGTCATGAACGAGCGCGGTGATTTTTTGGAAAAGGGGCGCTACCGTTCGGAGCGTCATGACTTTCAACGGTTTCGCGACGACTTGCTTCGCGTCGTCCGCCACGCGCAGGCGAGTTACGAACTTTCTGGCATCGCGATCAGTTCGGCAGGCAGCGTCGACAGCGACATCGGTGTCATTGGCGGAAGCAGCGCCTTGCCGTGCATTCACGGCCCCAACTTTAAAGACGTATTCGGCGGGGCGACGGGTCTGCCGGTGGAGCTGGAAAATGATGCGAACTGTGCGGCGCTCGGCGAATTATGGAAGGGAGCGGGCCGGGGCTGCCGCGACATCGCCTTTGTCATCGTCGGCACCGGCATCGGCGGAGCAATTGTGAAAGACGGACGCATCCATAAAGGCGCGCATTTGCATGGCGGAGAGTTTGGCTATATGTTGATGGATGTCCGTTATGCAAACGGAACCCTTGAATGCAAAACATGGAGTGAACTGGCGGCGACGAGTGCGCTGGTCCGGATGGCGGCCGAGGAAAAAGGGATGCAAGAAAGTGAACTGGACGGGGAAAAAGTATTTGCGTTGGCAGAGGGCGGCGATGAAGCCGCGCAAAAGGCGATCGATCGATTTTACTTCTCCTTGGCGCAAGGCATTTTTAATTTGCAGTATGCGTACGATCCGGAAAAAATCATTGTCGGCGGGGGCATTAGCAGCCGTCCTGATTTCATCAGTGAAATCAACAAGCGGCTTTCTGCGCTGCTGTCGGTTGTTTCGATCGCGAAAGTCCGCCCCGTTGTGGAGGCGTGCCGCTTCAAAAACGATGCGAACTTGCTCGGCGCTTTGTACCACTACCTAGAACGGCGCGGGGAGCTGGGGGCAGGCCCATTTCCGCCCGCTGACTGA
- the spo0M_3 gene encoding Stage 0 sporulation protein M, translating to MWKKFLSKLGIGAAKVDLALHRPHVRLGETMEGEFLLEGGSVAQQIRKLEVVLQLDVEAGGKTYRRRAAVIPVASSFTIQPGERKVLPFSYTLPLHLPISRPTVRYTFVTHLDIADGADAYDQDAIHILPPTALEQVFSALAALGFREKATSGSITPHGQEFSFFPTSEFQGIVQEVEFFALVEGEGVRLYMEIDVRHGFGGESEMKRELLITHEQLRDSATAACLLREAIEEAVRAAGAFGQLSGHPLATPHSPIYSHPVGHYPPVHHSRHGGHGWSGAIGGFAAGMLAGMVAEELLDDAVDDVADGLDVDDWFDGGDGFDGGDWL from the coding sequence ATGTGGAAAAAGTTTTTATCGAAGCTCGGCATTGGCGCTGCCAAAGTGGATCTCGCGCTGCATCGCCCGCATGTGCGCCTTGGTGAAACGATGGAAGGAGAGTTTTTGTTGGAAGGCGGTTCGGTCGCCCAACAAATCCGCAAGCTGGAAGTGGTGCTTCAGCTTGACGTAGAGGCAGGCGGCAAGACATACCGCCGTCGGGCAGCTGTCATCCCGGTGGCCTCGTCGTTTACGATTCAGCCTGGCGAGCGGAAAGTGCTGCCGTTTTCGTACACACTGCCGCTCCATTTGCCGATCAGCCGCCCGACCGTGCGCTATACGTTCGTGACTCATCTCGATATTGCGGATGGAGCTGATGCGTACGACCAAGACGCCATTCACATTTTGCCGCCGACGGCCTTGGAGCAAGTGTTTTCCGCTTTGGCCGCCCTGGGATTCCGGGAGAAAGCGACATCCGGAAGCATTACGCCGCATGGTCAGGAATTTTCGTTCTTCCCGACGAGCGAATTTCAAGGGATCGTCCAAGAAGTCGAGTTTTTTGCCCTTGTCGAGGGAGAAGGGGTGCGTTTGTATATGGAGATCGACGTCCGCCACGGCTTTGGCGGGGAAAGCGAAATGAAACGGGAGCTGTTGATCACTCACGAACAGCTTCGCGATTCGGCGACGGCAGCCTGTCTGCTTCGAGAAGCCATCGAAGAGGCGGTGCGGGCGGCCGGGGCGTTCGGCCAGCTGAGCGGGCATCCGTTGGCAACGCCGCATTCGCCTATTTATAGCCATCCAGTTGGCCATTATCCACCCGTCCATCATTCGCGCCATGGCGGACATGGATGGTCCGGCGCCATTGGAGGATTTGCGGCCGGGATGTTGGCGGGAATGGTGGCGGAGGAGCTGCTCGACGATGCCGTTGATGATGTGGCTGACGGTCTGGATGTCGATGACTGGTTTGACGGCGGCGATGGATTTGATGGCGGGGATTGGCTGTAA
- a CDS encoding putative sporulation protein YtaF: MWLWVSMILLAFSVSMDSLSVGMTYGMSGVRFSFVSLALIAFMSGAVVFASMNIGRLLALFLPLQVERGLASVILMALGGWAIYNVYKPKGDGSEFSMEPDEAGGANRFSGAVQVLKRPELGDLDRSGTISQKEALLIGIALSMDSFGAGVSSSLLHFPPLSFALLVGMFNLVFIRLGLSLGYMVSKTRIMKRATMLPGVVLIVLGLIKLFR, from the coding sequence ATGTGGTTATGGGTGTCCATGATTTTGCTCGCTTTCAGCGTGAGCATGGACAGTTTGAGCGTAGGCATGACGTATGGAATGAGTGGTGTCCGTTTCTCCTTTGTTTCGTTGGCGCTGATCGCATTCATGTCCGGGGCGGTGGTGTTTGCGTCCATGAACATCGGCCGCCTGTTGGCGCTTTTTTTGCCGTTGCAAGTCGAGCGAGGGCTTGCTTCGGTCATTCTCATGGCGCTTGGCGGTTGGGCGATTTATAACGTCTATAAACCAAAGGGAGACGGGAGTGAGTTTTCGATGGAGCCTGATGAAGCAGGGGGGGCTAACCGTTTCAGCGGCGCTGTTCAAGTATTGAAACGCCCCGAACTTGGCGATCTTGATCGTTCAGGCACGATCAGTCAAAAAGAAGCGTTATTAATCGGCATTGCTCTTTCGATGGATTCCTTTGGCGCCGGGGTCAGTTCGTCGCTTTTGCATTTTCCGCCGCTTTCGTTTGCCTTGCTGGTTGGTATGTTTAATCTTGTGTTCATCAGACTCGGCTTATCGTTGGGGTATATGGTGTCAAAAACAAGAATCATGAAAAGGGCGACCATGCTGCCTGGGGTTGTATTGATCGTCTTGGGGTTGATCAAATTATTTCGGTGA
- a CDS encoding K+ potassium transporter — MASLKRLLIGKPMETKRLKHEKLPKWKALAVFSSDALSSVAYATEEILLVLALLGTSVFFYSLPIAVAILVLLLLVTLSYRQIIYAFPSGGGAYVVARDHLGTKISLVAGAALMIDYILTVAVSISSGVAALTSAFPGLLPWKVELAVALVLLLMVLNLRGITESATVFAYPTYVFIGFVLVMIAVGGWQLWQEGWQGFTMHEHASTAHMFASGYSLFILLRAFSSGCSAMTGVEAISNGVPAFRPDSSKNAAITMGWMSTLLGVMFLGITVLAAGFGVTPTEHQTVISQIGRHVFGNGLLFYLFQLATMLILVLAANTCFAAFPQLTSIMAKDGFLPRSLAARGDRLVFSNGIILLSVLAILLIIVFHAETHSLIPLYAVGVFLSFTIGQSGLIKKLWKREEGRKIGVLLTVGTGAVVTGMVTLVTMVAKFTQGAWIVIVAIPLFVWMFIRIHEHYKKLGEQLRLDEREWQQRGKLLKPKVIIPISGVSKVVAQSVQYARSISDDITALSIIFDEKDEQKLRQKWEKFYPDIPLEVIYSPYRTILSPLLEYITKAEKEADRAPVTVLLPQFIVKKWWHTFLHNQTAIILRFFLIMKKDVVIATLPYHLRE; from the coding sequence CGCTGTCATCGGTGGCTTACGCGACGGAAGAAATTTTGCTTGTGCTTGCTTTATTAGGGACAAGCGTCTTTTTCTATTCGCTGCCGATCGCGGTGGCGATTTTAGTATTGCTTTTGTTAGTGACCTTGTCGTATCGGCAAATCATTTACGCGTTTCCGTCCGGCGGCGGGGCGTATGTCGTCGCCCGCGATCATTTGGGGACGAAAATTAGTTTAGTGGCCGGGGCGGCGCTGATGATCGATTATATTTTAACTGTCGCCGTCAGCATCAGCTCCGGCGTCGCCGCGCTGACATCGGCGTTTCCGGGGCTGCTGCCGTGGAAAGTGGAGCTCGCTGTCGCTCTTGTCTTGCTTTTAATGGTGCTCAATTTACGCGGCATTACCGAATCCGCAACGGTTTTCGCCTACCCGACGTATGTGTTCATTGGCTTCGTTCTTGTGATGATCGCTGTCGGCGGGTGGCAGTTGTGGCAGGAAGGATGGCAGGGGTTTACGATGCATGAGCATGCTTCCACAGCTCACATGTTTGCGTCCGGTTACAGTTTGTTTATTTTGCTGCGCGCCTTTTCATCGGGATGTTCGGCGATGACTGGGGTCGAAGCGATCAGCAACGGCGTGCCGGCGTTCCGGCCAGACAGTTCAAAAAACGCCGCCATTACGATGGGATGGATGTCCACATTGCTTGGCGTGATGTTTTTAGGCATCACCGTGTTGGCGGCAGGATTTGGTGTTACCCCGACTGAGCATCAGACGGTCATTTCGCAAATTGGGCGCCATGTGTTTGGGAATGGTCTTTTGTTTTACTTGTTTCAGCTGGCGACGATGCTCATTTTAGTACTCGCAGCCAATACGTGTTTTGCCGCGTTTCCACAGCTGACGTCGATTATGGCAAAGGACGGTTTTTTGCCGAGAAGCTTGGCGGCCCGAGGCGATCGCCTCGTGTTTTCCAATGGCATCATTTTATTGAGCGTGTTGGCGATCTTGTTGATCATTGTTTTTCATGCGGAGACTCATTCGCTCATCCCGCTTTACGCGGTCGGCGTATTTCTTTCCTTTACCATCGGTCAGAGCGGGTTGATTAAAAAATTATGGAAACGGGAAGAAGGACGGAAGATCGGCGTGCTGCTTACCGTTGGAACGGGAGCGGTGGTCACCGGGATGGTCACGCTCGTCACGATGGTCGCCAAATTTACGCAGGGGGCCTGGATCGTCATCGTGGCGATTCCGTTGTTCGTCTGGATGTTCATCCGAATTCACGAGCATTACAAAAAACTTGGCGAGCAATTGCGGCTTGACGAACGGGAGTGGCAACAGCGCGGGAAACTGTTGAAACCAAAAGTCATTATTCCCATTTCCGGCGTCAGCAAAGTGGTCGCCCAATCCGTTCAGTACGCTCGCAGCATTTCCGACGACATTACGGCACTGTCGATTATTTTCGACGAAAAAGACGAACAAAAGCTGCGGCAAAAGTGGGAGAAGTTTTATCCGGACATTCCGTTGGAAGTCATCTATTCACCGTACCGAACCATTTTGTCGCCATTATTAGAATACATCACGAAAGCGGAAAAAGAAGCAGACCGCGCGCCGGTGACAGTGCTCTTGCCGCAATTTATCGTGAAAAAATGGTGGCATACATTTTTGCATAACCAAACCGCCATCATCTTGCGCTTTTTCTTGATCATGAAAAAAGATGTGGTCATTGCGACATTGCCGTATCATTTGCGGGAATAA